One Myxococcales bacterium DNA segment encodes these proteins:
- a CDS encoding TolC family protein: MIRKIVVCFFLGIVCAALPAAAEELTLEKAVDLALKQNYSLRDSQYQADAADWGFAQSFSAWLPHVTYDTSWSKVDDQTYDDAEQQYQRLKQMGYNSKRTVFKNNYASAINVIQPIFNGGQEYTTIRSAFLARRGARLGEQDTRLQTVLNTKKAFYTVLKTRALQDVARESLDLARESLRLAQARLQVGSGTQSDLLRWEAESATAEGSLAEAENAYSQALMSLANIIGGPVEAEWTLPDIDLAITAEQLQLAEQASLAGAKAPLSIGSHPAVAAAATNVDLATTGEVGSVGKLLPNVNFTYNYQWETNDTLNPDGDTNWTVGVGVEIPLFQGIGAITGIGNSVRKKQAAEMTAETFNRAFLQQAYSSRFDLKSARLRVLSARKAVEFSQSNLEIVEKRSELGMATSLEQLDAQIAYQKARSDLIGAVGDFRIALAEWDYVTATKE, from the coding sequence ATGATACGGAAAATCGTGGTTTGCTTTTTCTTGGGGATCGTTTGCGCGGCGCTGCCCGCCGCGGCCGAGGAACTGACGCTCGAGAAGGCGGTGGATCTGGCGCTCAAGCAGAATTATTCGTTGCGCGATTCCCAGTATCAGGCCGACGCCGCCGATTGGGGTTTCGCGCAATCCTTTTCGGCCTGGCTGCCGCACGTGACCTACGACACGAGCTGGAGCAAGGTGGACGACCAGACCTACGACGACGCCGAGCAGCAGTATCAGCGGCTGAAGCAGATGGGCTACAACAGCAAGCGGACGGTTTTTAAAAACAATTATGCCAGCGCGATCAACGTGATTCAGCCGATTTTCAACGGCGGCCAGGAATACACGACCATCCGTTCGGCCTTTCTCGCCCGCCGCGGCGCCCGGCTCGGCGAGCAGGATACCCGGCTGCAAACCGTGCTCAACACCAAGAAGGCCTTCTATACCGTGCTGAAAACCCGCGCCCTGCAGGACGTGGCGCGCGAATCGCTCGATCTGGCCCGCGAGTCGCTACGCCTGGCCCAGGCGCGGCTGCAGGTCGGCTCGGGCACGCAAAGCGATCTGCTGCGGTGGGAAGCGGAAAGCGCCACCGCCGAGGGATCGCTGGCCGAGGCCGAAAACGCCTATTCCCAGGCGCTGATGTCGCTGGCGAACATCATCGGCGGCCCCGTCGAGGCCGAGTGGACGCTGCCGGACATCGACCTGGCGATCACCGCCGAGCAGTTGCAGCTTGCCGAGCAGGCCAGCCTCGCGGGTGCCAAGGCGCCGCTCTCGATCGGCTCGCATCCGGCGGTGGCCGCCGCGGCGACCAACGTCGATCTGGCGACCACCGGCGAAGTGGGCTCGGTCGGCAAGCTGCTGCCGAACGTCAATTTCACCTACAACTACCAGTGGGAAACCAACGACACCCTCAATCCCGACGGCGACACCAACTGGACCGTCGGCGTCGGCGTGGAAATTCCGCTCTTCCAGGGGATCGGAGCCATCACGGGCATCGGCAATTCGGTGCGCAAGAAGCAGGCGGCCGAGATGACCGCCGAGACGTTCAACCGCGCCTTTTTGCAACAGGCTTATTCCTCGCGCTTCGATCTGAAGAGCGCCCGCCTGCGGGTGCTGTCGGCGCGCAAGGCGGTCGAATTTTCGCAATCCAACCTGGAAATCGTCGAAAAGCGTTCCGAACTGGGCATGGCGACGAGCCTCGAACAGCTCGACGCCCAGATCGCCTACCAGAAGGCGCGGTCGGATCTCATCGGCGCGGTGGGCGATTTCCGCATCGCCCTGGCCGAGTGGGATTACGTGACGGCGACCAAGGAATAA
- a CDS encoding PadR family transcriptional regulator, which yields MNRNKKFVLNVQLAILGFLKEKEFYGYELKKFMERFMGPFANIKFGSIYYALEKLSADRLVEPVREEKAGAQPERTIYRITDRGRAAFLKMLEESLTALQQIYYLLDVSLFFAGGLDPKRVASLLRHRAERVGEARAALAKIHRSHEGNPIAQLLIEHNSVHLETEVNYLNRVAECFERGDPYAGKTLRQWLDEAPEHAAEGRPQADIV from the coding sequence CATTCTCGGGTTTCTAAAGGAGAAGGAATTTTACGGCTACGAACTGAAGAAATTCATGGAACGGTTCATGGGACCCTTCGCGAACATCAAATTCGGCTCGATCTACTACGCGCTGGAAAAGTTGTCCGCCGATCGGTTGGTCGAGCCGGTGCGCGAGGAAAAGGCCGGCGCGCAGCCGGAACGCACCATTTACCGGATCACCGATCGGGGCCGCGCCGCGTTTTTAAAAATGTTGGAGGAAAGCCTGACCGCCCTGCAGCAGATTTACTATCTGCTCGACGTCAGCTTGTTCTTCGCCGGCGGCCTCGACCCGAAGCGCGTGGCGAGTTTGTTGCGGCACCGGGCGGAACGCGTCGGCGAAGCCCGCGCCGCCTTGGCCAAGATCCACCGGAGTCACGAAGGCAATCCCATTGCGCAATTATTGATCGAGCACAACTCCGTCCACCTCGAGACGGAGGTCAACTACCTGAACAGAGTGGCGGAATGTTTCGAGCGCGGCGATCCGTACGCGGGTAAAACGCTGCGCCAATGGCTGGATGAAGCGCCCGAACACGCGGCCGAAGGCCGTCCCCAGGCGGACATCGTCTGA